In Deltaproteobacteria bacterium, the following are encoded in one genomic region:
- a CDS encoding HAD family hydrolase — translation MNAAVFLDRDGTLIREVNYLCTVEQIEILPGVCLGLSLLREGGFKRVMVTNQSVIARGGLSEAGLQEIHAVLTAKLGAEGATLDGIYYCPHHPTEGIGEYRIACDCRKPNRGLIERAAKDLQLDVARSYVVGDQMTDVELAQRVGAVAILIGRDDDAVATARALNIPVVDDLLQAAHWIIAHAENSQSGAGLS, via the coding sequence ATGAACGCGGCGGTCTTTCTCGATCGCGACGGCACTCTGATCCGCGAGGTCAATTATTTATGTACCGTCGAGCAAATCGAAATTCTTCCCGGCGTCTGCCTCGGCCTCAGCCTTTTGCGCGAGGGTGGTTTTAAACGGGTCATGGTAACCAATCAATCGGTCATTGCCCGCGGCGGTTTGAGCGAAGCGGGTTTGCAGGAAATTCACGCCGTATTGACGGCGAAGCTGGGCGCCGAGGGCGCGACGTTGGATGGCATTTATTACTGTCCGCATCATCCAACCGAAGGCATCGGGGAATATCGGATCGCGTGCGACTGCCGCAAACCCAATCGTGGCCTGATCGAACGCGCCGCCAAGGATTTGCAACTCGATGTCGCACGCTCCTATGTCGTCGGCGATCAAATGACCGATGTGGAACTGGCGCAGCGGGTTGGCGCGGTGGCGATTTTGATCGGCCGCGACGATGATGCGGTGGCCACGGCACGAGCCTTAAACATTCCCGTCGTCGACGATTTGTTGCAAGCGGCGCACTGGATTATCGCCCACGCGGAAAATTCTCAATCAGGAGCGGGATTATCGTGA
- a CDS encoding 3-deoxy-D-manno-octulosonic acid transferase: MWYFIYNVLFTLGFMLALPVLPILFCWGPRYRDGLGQRLGFYPENVLSRLHGQRPIWIHAASVGEVRSAEALIDALKSSAAARPVLVSTFTATGNRLARQMAGVDAVIFFPIDLLWLARRAIAKFNPSLLLIVETEIWPNFLRQTYRRGVPTVLLSGRLSVKAASRYRLCPKFFHRVLDCFSAFGMQTSEDGGRIIDLGAAKNKVSVVGSLKYGAPRPSATMENLAAALNGRQLWVAGSTHAGEEEILLEALRLIRAKFPTLSLVLAPRHPERFNEVEKLLKNSSVDFQRRSQVQAPHWFAKDVLLLDSVGELVEFFAAADVAFVGGSLVAAGGHNILEPARFGKPILFGPHMENSLGLAQEMIRQEAALEVHDAQALAVAVSDLLTDAHKRQAMGRRAATIAAADNQPLAANLRLAQSYL, from the coding sequence GTGTGGTATTTTATCTACAATGTTTTGTTCACCCTGGGCTTTATGCTCGCGTTGCCGGTTTTGCCAATTCTATTCTGCTGGGGACCGCGTTATCGCGACGGCTTGGGGCAGCGGCTGGGATTTTATCCAGAAAATGTTTTGTCTAGATTACACGGCCAGCGGCCAATCTGGATTCACGCCGCTTCGGTGGGCGAAGTACGCTCCGCCGAAGCGTTGATTGACGCGCTCAAGTCCAGCGCGGCGGCGCGGCCGGTTCTGGTTTCGACGTTTACCGCCACCGGCAATCGTTTGGCTCGGCAAATGGCTGGCGTGGACGCGGTGATATTTTTCCCCATCGATCTATTATGGCTGGCGCGTCGAGCGATCGCTAAATTCAACCCGTCACTGCTGCTGATCGTCGAAACTGAAATCTGGCCCAATTTTTTGCGCCAAACCTATCGGCGCGGTGTGCCGACGGTGTTGCTCAGCGGCCGCTTGTCAGTCAAGGCGGCATCCCGTTACCGGCTCTGCCCAAAGTTTTTTCACCGCGTGCTCGACTGCTTTAGCGCTTTCGGCATGCAGACCAGCGAAGATGGCGGGCGGATTATCGACCTCGGTGCGGCAAAAAATAAAGTTTCCGTGGTGGGCAGTTTGAAATACGGCGCGCCGCGACCTTCAGCTACGATGGAAAATCTCGCCGCCGCGCTCAACGGCAGACAGCTCTGGGTCGCCGGTAGCACCCATGCCGGCGAAGAGGAAATACTACTTGAAGCGCTACGGTTAATCCGCGCGAAGTTCCCGACCCTGTCGCTGGTGTTGGCGCCGCGCCACCCTGAGCGTTTTAACGAAGTCGAGAAGTTGCTCAAGAATAGTTCTGTCGATTTTCAGAGAAGGAGCCAAGTGCAAGCGCCGCACTGGTTCGCCAAAGATGTTCTGTTGCTCGATAGTGTCGGCGAATTGGTCGAATTCTTTGCCGCGGCGGATGTCGCTTTCGTCGGCGGCAGTTTGGTTGCGGCGGGCGGCCACAATATTTTGGAACCGGCGCGCTTTGGCAAACCGATCTTGTTCGGGCCGCATATGGAAAACTCACTCGGTCTGGCCCAAGAGATGATCCGTCAAGAGGCGGCGCTCGAAGTCCACGATGCTCAAGCGCTTGCCGTCGCGGTGAGCGATCTGCTGACCGATGCGCACAAGCGCCAAGCCATGGGCCGGCGCGCCGCGACCATCGCCGCGGCGGATAACCAGCCATTGGCCGCGAATCTGCGGTTGGCGCAAAGTTATCTATGA
- a CDS encoding NAD-dependent epimerase/dehydratase family protein, whose translation MVKTLVTGAAGFIASHLVQKLLAGGHQVVGVDNFLDNYPRRFKDSNLALYAGEKNFRFVSGDLLHLDLKALLDGVDQVFHLAGQPGVRSSWGKEFNRYTENNIMATQLLLEAAKETKPHKFVYASTSSVYGDTDDLPMREDGGTRPVSPYGATKLAAEHLCHLYCIAFGVPTVALRFFTVYGPRQRPDMFFHIFMRALLRDEEVPLYDDGEQTRDFTFCTDIVDGLLGAAAYGGQGEVFNLGGGSQVSLLHAIALAEKVSGRKAKLKRFDGQKGDVRHTAARLDLARSKLGYAPKIGLEAGLAAEWQWICSLKD comes from the coding sequence ATCGTGAAAACCTTGGTCACCGGCGCCGCCGGATTTATCGCTTCCCATCTGGTGCAAAAACTGTTGGCCGGTGGGCATCAAGTGGTCGGTGTCGATAATTTTCTCGATAACTATCCGCGTCGGTTCAAGGACAGCAACTTGGCGTTATACGCCGGCGAGAAAAACTTTAGGTTTGTTTCAGGCGACTTGCTGCACTTGGATTTGAAAGCGCTTCTAGACGGTGTCGATCAGGTTTTTCACTTAGCCGGACAGCCCGGCGTGCGCTCGAGCTGGGGTAAAGAGTTCAACCGTTACACCGAGAACAACATCATGGCGACTCAGCTTTTGCTCGAAGCCGCCAAGGAGACTAAACCGCACAAGTTCGTCTACGCGTCGACGTCGTCGGTTTACGGCGACACCGATGACTTGCCCATGCGTGAAGACGGCGGTACCCGGCCGGTGTCGCCCTACGGCGCGACCAAGCTGGCCGCCGAACATCTTTGCCATCTCTATTGCATAGCCTTCGGCGTGCCGACGGTGGCGCTGCGCTTTTTTACCGTCTACGGGCCGCGCCAACGGCCGGACATGTTTTTTCACATCTTCATGCGCGCGCTTTTGCGCGATGAGGAAGTGCCGCTTTACGACGACGGCGAACAGACCCGCGATTTTACTTTTTGCACGGATATCGTCGACGGTTTGCTTGGCGCGGCGGCCTACGGTGGGCAGGGGGAAGTTTTCAATCTCGGTGGCGGCTCGCAAGTGTCGTTGCTCCACGCCATCGCTTTGGCCGAGAAAGTTTCCGGGCGCAAGGCCAAGCTCAAACGCTTCGACGGCCAAAAGGGCGACGTGCGCCACACCGCTGCGCGCCTCGATTTGGCGCGCAGCAAACTTGGCTACGCTCCCAAGATTGGACTTGAGGCGGGATTGGCCGCCGAATGGCAATGGATCTGTTCGCTCAAGGATTAA
- the lpxK gene encoding tetraacyldisaccharide 4'-kinase, with protein MNELTIRAAWERKGVKGKLLWLLLVPASLLYRVGVQLRNFCFAHRLLGSVRLPRPVVSVGNLTVGGTGKTPTCLWLSHELNRRGLTVGILSRGYRRGEKKPLIMRVDDNNVASLEQAGDEPFMMARIYGQTVGVGADRIESATEMLRGHDDIDVFVLDDGFQHRRVRRDVDLLLLGQDASGSLLPAGPFREPKSNLRRADFLLATGGNGSWNSAIPKELAGAAFKASLRGVSLIGFSREGSRQFPLTLLYRSKILTVTGIADPRGLYSQIHEWEGEIVETLEFPDHHSYTARDWQQISRMGRLVDLIITTEKDILKLTPFPFARDKLLALRVALEVENGDALVDGIVEKINAARVSER; from the coding sequence ATGAATGAGCTGACCATTCGCGCCGCCTGGGAGCGCAAAGGCGTCAAAGGTAAGTTGCTGTGGCTTTTGTTAGTTCCGGCGTCATTGCTCTACCGTGTCGGCGTTCAGTTACGTAATTTTTGTTTTGCCCATCGCTTGCTGGGTTCGGTGCGCTTACCGCGGCCGGTGGTTAGCGTCGGCAATCTTACGGTCGGTGGGACGGGAAAGACGCCGACCTGTTTATGGTTGTCCCATGAATTGAACCGGCGGGGATTGACGGTCGGCATTCTCAGCCGCGGTTATCGGCGCGGCGAGAAAAAGCCGCTGATTATGCGCGTCGACGACAACAATGTCGCCAGCTTGGAGCAAGCCGGCGACGAGCCGTTTATGATGGCGCGTATTTACGGGCAAACCGTGGGCGTCGGCGCGGATCGGATAGAAAGCGCCACGGAAATGCTGCGCGGCCATGACGACATTGACGTATTTGTTCTGGACGACGGCTTTCAACACCGCCGGGTGCGTCGGGATGTCGACTTGTTGCTGCTCGGACAAGACGCCAGCGGTTCGCTGTTGCCGGCGGGACCGTTTCGCGAGCCCAAGAGCAATTTGCGCCGTGCCGATTTTCTGCTCGCCACCGGCGGCAACGGCTCTTGGAATTCGGCAATTCCTAAAGAATTGGCTGGCGCCGCATTCAAGGCGTCGCTGCGCGGCGTGTCGTTGATCGGTTTTAGCCGCGAGGGTTCGCGGCAGTTTCCCTTGACGCTGCTCTATCGCAGTAAAATTCTCACGGTCACCGGCATTGCCGATCCGCGCGGCCTCTATAGCCAGATCCACGAATGGGAAGGGGAGATCGTCGAGACTTTGGAATTTCCCGATCATCATTCCTATACGGCGCGTGATTGGCAGCAGATCAGCCGCATGGGGCGCTTGGTCGATTTGATCATTACCACCGAGAAGGATATTCTTAAATTAACGCCGTTCCCGTTCGCGAGAGACAAATTGTTGGCGTTGCGGGTGGCGCTGGAAGTGGAAAACGGCGACGCTCTGGTCGACGGTATTGTCGAGAAAATAAATGCCGCGCGGGTGTCCGAGCGATGA